Proteins found in one Homalodisca vitripennis isolate AUS2020 chromosome 4, UT_GWSS_2.1, whole genome shotgun sequence genomic segment:
- the LOC124359912 gene encoding pseudouridine-5'-phosphatase-like yields the protein MLAIAMWKYKQVASAKALLLNIESCLYYAMTTFSHVTHVIFDLDGLILDSEKVYKAKYEELLARYGKTLSDELRLSCLGRKDVDCARAIIEATNIPLTTAQWLTEVKKLQIEGMINTTLMPGVERLVRHLSHYGVPLAVATSSSQESVELKISKHKKFMSLFHHIVMAGSDPEVKHGKPSPDVFLVCAARFPDKPSPEKCLVLEDAHNGVQAAIAAGMQVVMVPDSSVPTELTKEATIVLKSLKDFCPEMFGLPKFSNNSK from the exons ATGTTGGCAATAGCTATGTGGAAATACAAACAAGTGGCATCCGCCAAGGCATTGTTACTAAATATAGAGTCTTGTCTGTACTATGCAATGACTACTTTCTCTCACGTAACTCATGTCATTTTTGATTTGGACGGTCTTATTCTAG ACTCTGAGAAAGTATACAAGGCCAAATATGAGGAGTTGTTGGCTCGTTATGGTAAGACACTCTCAGATGAGTTGCGACTGAGTTGTCTTGGACGCAAGGACGTGGATTGTGCCCGAGCTATCATAGAGGCAACCAACATCCCTTTGACAACAGCTCAATGGCTTACTGAGGTAAAAAAATTGCAGATAGAAGGGATGATTAACACAACCCTCATGCCAG GTGTCGAGCGGCTGGTGAGACACTTGTCCCACTATGGAGTACCTCTGGCCGTGGCTACTAGCAGCAGTCAAGAGAGTGTGGAGCTCAAGATAAGTAAACACAAGAAGTTCATGTCTCTGTTCCACCACATTGTTATGGCTGGTTCTGATCCAGAGGTTAAACATGGGAAACCTAGCCCTGATGTGTTTCTAGTCTGTGCCGCTAGATTCCCTGATAAACCCTCCCCTGAAAAG TGTCTTGTGTTAGAAGATGCACACAATGGCGTACAAGCTGCTATAGCAGCAGGTATGCAAGTAGTCATGGTGCCTGATTCTTCTGTCCCCACCGAACTGACAAAAGAAGCAACTATTGTGCTCAAATCTCTAAAAGATTTCTGTCCAGAGATGTTTGGACTACCCAAGTTTTCAAACAATTCCAAATGA